The Candidatus Poribacteria bacterium genome has a window encoding:
- a CDS encoding dockerin type I domain-containing protein: MIRNTVLLTVLLCVFINTTNAQNYYPVDVGNIWILESEDGTERITYAIGTTREQFNGESVRTLRITNTVLGTSKANTSTFFIQTDEEGIKIHRILPSLGDVFEVTSLEFSPPATLFPAELGLTKTWEIYGETEVVLVGAVTVSSVNEVVAIEDVKTSERTFKNCVKIQTYTKTTAALGVTRSISYQWLAPDIGPVKFETSQDIVFELVKSNLLPATRLYDVNADGVVNILDLTLVGSRFGSTDAEADVNGDGTVNILDVILVAQNLKN, translated from the coding sequence ATGATTAGAAATACGGTTCTGCTCACCGTTCTGCTCTGCGTTTTCATCAACACAACAAACGCACAAAACTATTATCCTGTTGATGTCGGAAACATCTGGATTTTAGAGAGTGAAGACGGCACTGAACGGATCACTTACGCAATCGGAACAACCCGCGAACAATTTAACGGAGAATCGGTACGCACACTTAGAATTACAAATACAGTTTTAGGTACAAGCAAAGCAAATACCAGCACATTCTTTATACAGACAGACGAAGAAGGAATCAAAATCCATAGAATCCTCCCATCTCTTGGAGATGTCTTTGAGGTCACAAGCTTAGAATTCTCACCACCTGCTACTCTCTTTCCAGCAGAACTTGGACTCACAAAAACTTGGGAGATTTACGGAGAAACGGAGGTCGTTCTGGTAGGTGCAGTTACGGTCTCCAGTGTAAACGAAGTCGTTGCCATTGAGGATGTAAAAACATCGGAAAGAACGTTCAAAAACTGTGTAAAAATTCAAACGTATACAAAAACAACCGCTGCGTTAGGGGTAACCCGATCCATCTCTTACCAATGGCTTGCCCCGGATATCGGACCCGTTAAATTTGAAACCAGTCAGGACATCGTCTTTGAACTCGTCAAATCCAATTTACTCCCAGCCACGCGACTCTACGATGTGAATGCCGATGGCGTTGTGAATATCTTAGACCTCACCCTCGTGGGTTCTCGCTTCGGAAGCACGGATGCTGAGGCTGATGTAAACGGAGACGGCACTGTCAACATTCTGGATGTGATACTCGTCGCACAGAATCTTAAAAATTAA
- a CDS encoding T9SS type A sorting domain-containing protein: protein MKFTKFAPLPKIFLVLSLICSFALTATAQNYYPSEIGNTWTLLSVDGAEQRTYELLEAEGLEAEGLFLLKISTQAIGTETVVIDDYFVSVVDGNLLLHQSRTDEGAFGIAHATFDPPATFFPAALPIGHQWEIVTNTELQIVGPTTSTSTIEVLAIEDVETPAGTFENCAKLQINQKVVTALTIIRYEFIQWLAPDVGPIKFQDVLQDITFELESYSLVEPPAEEEMAAEEMPDAEEVPAVEEVSTVEEAPATEEVPPAEETPTPEETPAEMPPIEETPSTEEAPAETPTAEMVPEEAMVSDPYAFDLTLDPGLNMISVPLMPAEPYTAKSLAEILGATAIIQLDAAKQDFLGYTIADEDNGFSIDGGKGYIVNTPTGGTVKFTGSAWDNQPEPEPEPVVEEMPAEEMPAEEMMPEEMPAEEMVEEMPAEEMPAEEMAEEMMEEMEEEEMAEEMAPEEPVVEEVAAAPALSTFKTAWAFIVTSDIQGMETGAAYTLVAENLRTGTIATQNITMDVKHSSAVWADLNRKSVIEAGDRLEIALYDDRGRVVSGPFQRTVTTTDIRNAFLSVDLTVGDVRPQETVLAQNFPNPFNPETWIPYQLSESTEVSIQIYDVSGRLVRTLNLGWQPVGSYMTPSSAAYWDGRNAVGERVASGIYFYTLQTSDFAATRRMVILK from the coding sequence ATGAAATTTACGAAATTTGCGCCTTTACCGAAAATATTTTTGGTATTAAGTCTTATATGTAGTTTCGCGCTGACAGCAACTGCACAAAACTATTATCCATCCGAGATAGGCAACACCTGGACGCTCCTGAGTGTCGATGGCGCGGAACAACGCACCTATGAACTTCTGGAAGCTGAAGGTCTTGAAGCTGAAGGACTGTTCCTTTTAAAAATATCTACCCAAGCCATCGGAACAGAGACAGTCGTCATTGACGATTACTTCGTGAGTGTTGTAGATGGAAACCTGCTCCTCCATCAGAGCCGCACGGACGAAGGGGCATTCGGCATCGCACATGCAACTTTCGATCCACCCGCCACTTTTTTTCCGGCAGCGCTGCCTATCGGGCACCAGTGGGAAATCGTAACAAACACAGAGCTCCAAATCGTAGGGCCCACAACCAGCACCAGCACGATAGAAGTTCTTGCCATTGAGGACGTTGAAACACCAGCCGGAACATTTGAAAATTGTGCCAAGTTGCAGATTAATCAGAAAGTCGTCACCGCCCTTACCATTATCCGTTATGAGTTCATTCAATGGTTAGCACCTGATGTCGGTCCCATCAAATTTCAGGATGTGCTACAAGATATTACCTTTGAACTGGAGAGTTACAGCTTAGTCGAACCTCCTGCTGAAGAAGAAATGGCAGCTGAAGAGATGCCCGACGCTGAAGAAGTACCTGCTGTAGAAGAGGTGTCCACAGTCGAAGAGGCACCCGCTACTGAAGAAGTGCCACCGGCTGAGGAAACCCCAACTCCGGAAGAGACACCAGCGGAAATGCCACCTATTGAGGAGACCCCATCCACTGAAGAGGCACCCGCCGAAACTCCCACAGCGGAAATGGTACCCGAAGAGGCTATGGTATCCGACCCCTACGCCTTCGATCTAACCCTCGATCCAGGCTTGAATATGATTTCTGTGCCATTGATGCCCGCAGAACCTTACACCGCCAAATCGTTAGCAGAAATTCTCGGCGCAACAGCCATTATCCAACTCGATGCTGCAAAACAAGATTTTCTCGGTTACACAATTGCCGATGAAGACAACGGGTTTAGCATTGATGGGGGTAAGGGTTATATCGTCAACACACCGACTGGCGGTACAGTTAAGTTCACAGGTTCAGCATGGGACAATCAACCTGAACCTGAGCCGGAACCGGTTGTTGAAGAGATGCCAGCCGAGGAAATGCCAGCTGAAGAGATGATGCCGGAAGAGATGCCAGCTGAGGAAATGGTAGAAGAAATGCCAGCTGAAGAGATGCCAGCTGAAGAAATGGCAGAAGAGATGATGGAAGAGATGGAAGAAGAGGAGATGGCGGAAGAGATGGCTCCTGAAGAACCAGTGGTTGAAGAAGTTGCCGCTGCACCCGCCCTCTCTACCTTCAAAACCGCATGGGCATTCATCGTCACAAGCGATATTCAAGGTATGGAGACCGGCGCAGCTTACACACTCGTCGCTGAAAATCTCCGCACCGGCACTATCGCAACGCAGAACATCACGATGGATGTCAAACATTCTTCCGCTGTCTGGGCAGATCTCAACCGCAAGAGCGTCATTGAAGCAGGTGATAGACTCGAAATCGCACTCTACGATGATCGCGGTCGCGTCGTCTCAGGTCCCTTCCAACGCACGGTGACGACGACTGACATCCGCAACGCCTTCTTGAGTGTTGACTTGACAGTCGGCGATGTGCGTCCACAGGAGACGGTTTTGGCACAGAACTTCCCAAATCCGTTCAATCCTGAGACGTGGATTCCGTATCAGTTGAGTGAATCGACAGAAGTCTCAATCCAGATCTATGATGTATCGGGTCGTTTGGTTCGGACGTTGAATCTGGGTTGGCAGCCGGTAGGTTCGTACATGACGCCGTCGAGTGCTGCGTATTGGGATGGCAGAAATGCTGTAGGCGAACGTGTAGCGAGTGGTATCTACTTCTATACGTTGCAGACATCAGACTTTGCTGCAACCCGACGCATGGTTATCCTCAAATAG
- a CDS encoding dockerin type I domain-containing protein has translation MKKNTSFRWLKSVLILSFTCALVVPAIAQNYYPADIGNMWVLESSDGIEKTTYSLEGPEIINGEEYILLKISTREISTGETETDQYFLSVDSDAIKIHRIILEDAIAVLTADFPTPVTFFPLQLGLGDKWQIVADAEAKLEVGLTISGKSTTNFEVVGLEEVVTPAGTFQNCAKVRLDLKLTTAFLNLDSTTYQWFAPDVGPVQYENSDGIIFSLTDLNLPTMPEAPQAEEPEMTEEKAMPEPSPEEETISQEEPEMAEEEVTSQPLPEEDITTQEETMPEPLPYDVTGDGLVNILDLTFVASRFGETDADADVTGDGIVNILDLVRIAQNLSN, from the coding sequence ATGAAAAAAAACACATCTTTCCGTTGGCTCAAGTCAGTTCTGATTTTGAGCTTCACTTGTGCTCTTGTGGTCCCAGCGATAGCACAGAACTATTATCCCGCAGACATTGGCAATATGTGGGTTTTAGAGAGCAGCGATGGTATAGAAAAGACCACCTATTCCCTTGAAGGACCCGAAATTATTAATGGTGAAGAATATATCCTCCTGAAAATTAGTACGAGGGAAATCAGTACGGGTGAAACTGAGACGGATCAGTACTTTTTGAGTGTCGACAGTGATGCCATTAAAATCCATAGAATTATCTTAGAAGATGCTATCGCTGTCTTGACCGCGGACTTTCCAACACCTGTCACTTTTTTTCCGCTACAGTTAGGACTGGGGGATAAATGGCAGATAGTGGCGGATGCAGAAGCAAAATTAGAGGTCGGACTCACTATATCTGGAAAAAGTACCACTAATTTTGAAGTCGTCGGACTTGAGGAGGTCGTCACACCAGCCGGAACCTTCCAGAACTGTGCGAAGGTCCGGTTAGATTTAAAACTGACTACAGCATTCCTTAATCTCGACTCAACCACCTACCAATGGTTTGCACCAGATGTAGGTCCCGTCCAATACGAAAACAGCGACGGTATAATTTTTAGTTTGACAGACTTGAACCTACCGACTATGCCTGAAGCACCTCAGGCTGAGGAACCTGAGATGACTGAGGAAAAGGCTATGCCCGAACCGTCTCCCGAAGAAGAGACTATATCCCAAGAAGAACCTGAAATGGCTGAGGAAGAAGTTACGTCCCAACCACTACCTGAGGAGGACATCACTACACAAGAAGAGACTATGCCCGAACCGCTGCCTTATGATGTGACAGGGGATGGGCTCGTGAATATTTTGGACCTCACTTTCGTGGCTTCTCGTTTCGGCGAAACTGATGCTGATGCTGATGTTACCGGCGACGGCATTGTTAACATTTTGGATTTGGTACGCATCGCACAAAATCTTAGTAATTAA
- a CDS encoding HEPN domain-containing protein: MPSQRRDPMVTRKEIQAITDDIVREFRPLQVILFGSHAYGTPREDSDVDLLVVMNIPKSEFRKKAIEIRQRISYHFSLDLFVRSPQEIAYRVSYNDWFLREITEKGELLHGSAVHYHVENGHGTPNAPKQEKDCMNPLTLEWIEKAEGDYRTAKWGQQAPDPVYDSICFHAQQCIEKYLKAWLQEANMPAPRTHNLEDLLALIVPTLPAWHHWQPDFKIITAYAVDPRYPGDSATPDNTQHAMHVCDEVRQTIRTQLKLVNPVN; this comes from the coding sequence ATGCCAAGCCAACGGAGGGATCCCATGGTCACTCGGAAAGAGATTCAAGCGATAACTGATGACATTGTGCGCGAATTCAGACCCCTACAAGTGATTCTCTTTGGCTCTCACGCTTACGGTACGCCCAGAGAAGACTCAGATGTAGATCTGCTCGTTGTTATGAATATTCCGAAATCGGAATTTCGCAAAAAGGCGATAGAGATTCGACAACGCATCTCATACCATTTTAGTCTGGATCTCTTCGTCCGTTCCCCGCAAGAGATCGCTTATCGTGTCTCTTATAACGATTGGTTTCTCCGCGAAATTACCGAAAAAGGTGAACTGCTTCATGGATCGGCTGTCCACTATCATGTAGAAAACGGGCACGGCACACCGAACGCTCCCAAACAGGAAAAGGACTGCATGAACCCCTTAACGCTGGAATGGATAGAGAAGGCTGAAGGCGATTATAGAACGGCAAAATGGGGGCAGCAAGCCCCAGATCCCGTATATGACTCTATCTGCTTTCACGCACAACAGTGTATTGAAAAATATCTCAAGGCGTGGCTGCAGGAGGCGAACATGCCTGCCCCAAGGACGCACAATCTCGAAGATCTGCTGGCGTTGATTGTGCCAACGCTGCCTGCGTGGCACCATTGGCAACCCGATTTTAAAATAATTACAGCGTACGCAGTGGACCCTCGCTATCCCGGCGACTCAGCAACTCCTGACAATACACAACACGCTATGCATGTTTGTGATGAGGTGCGTCAAACTATTCGCACGCAGCTGAAACTTGTAAACCCAGTTAATTGA
- a CDS encoding SDR family NAD(P)-dependent oxidoreductase, translating to MRLEGQVAIVTGGGGGIGKATCLAFAREGADIVIPEVNMANAAAAAAEIMALGRKCEVIETDVADGDSVREMIQETLDLFGRIDILVNNAGIFSYTRIEACTEAEWDRMMAVNLKGPFLCSQAVMETMKAQRSGRIINLGSLAGQVGGLVASAPYSASKAGVMCLTKSLALALGEYGITVNSIAPGVAATEMTKNHPDMIDKIPLGRVADASEVATTILFLASEEGRYVTGATLDVNGGIRMA from the coding sequence ATGCGTTTAGAAGGACAGGTTGCAATCGTTACAGGTGGTGGCGGTGGCATTGGAAAAGCGACATGCCTTGCGTTTGCCAGAGAGGGTGCGGATATTGTAATCCCTGAAGTCAATATGGCGAATGCGGCGGCAGCAGCAGCAGAGATTATGGCACTCGGTAGAAAATGCGAGGTGATTGAAACCGATGTCGCCGATGGCGATTCGGTGCGTGAAATGATTCAAGAGACCCTTGATTTGTTTGGGCGGATTGACATTTTAGTCAACAATGCTGGTATTTTTAGTTATACGCGTATAGAAGCATGCACGGAAGCCGAATGGGATCGGATGATGGCTGTGAACCTCAAGGGTCCCTTCCTCTGCTCACAGGCGGTAATGGAGACGATGAAGGCACAACGGTCTGGACGCATTATCAACCTCGGTTCGTTGGCAGGACAAGTCGGTGGACTGGTCGCCTCTGCTCCGTATTCTGCTTCCAAGGCCGGCGTGATGTGTCTGACGAAATCGTTGGCACTTGCGCTTGGAGAATACGGAATTACCGTAAACTCTATCGCACCGGGAGTTGCTGCAACAGAGATGACAAAGAACCACCCAGATATGATAGATAAGATTCCGTTGGGACGGGTCGCTGATGCTTCGGAAGTTGCAACTACTATCCTCTTCCTCGCCTCGGAAGAGGGACGTTATGTGACAGGAGCGACACTGGATGTGAATGGGGGCATCCGGATGGCATAA
- a CDS encoding aldo/keto reductase, with product MEYRRLGRAGVQVSPLCLGTMMFGGPTNERDSIRIIHKALDAGINFLDTANVYNDGESERIIGKAIRSDRDKWVVATKVHGSMGEDVNASGSHRFHIMSAVEASLERLGTDHIDVYYLHRWDASTRILETLRALDDCVRQGKVRYIACSNFPAWRICEALWTSKQYGLEEFVCVQPLYNIVNRDVEVELLPFCQKYDVGVVPYSPLARGVLSGKYLTGKKPPKGSRAARQDRRILQTELREESYEVAQQLKPLADARGKTLTQFSLAWVLANPVITSIIIGPRTMEQLEDNLGCLDCTLTADDEATINELVPLGEHTGKGYNDPAYPVLGRFMD from the coding sequence ATGGAATATAGAAGGCTTGGTCGTGCGGGTGTGCAAGTCTCACCGCTTTGTCTCGGTACAATGATGTTCGGTGGACCAACAAATGAAAGGGATTCAATACGGATTATCCACAAAGCATTGGACGCGGGGATTAATTTTTTAGATACCGCGAATGTCTACAATGACGGTGAATCAGAACGGATTATCGGTAAAGCGATTCGTTCTGACCGGGACAAGTGGGTTGTCGCGACGAAGGTTCACGGTTCGATGGGAGAGGATGTGAATGCGTCGGGTTCACATCGATTTCATATTATGTCGGCGGTGGAAGCAAGTCTTGAACGTCTCGGAACCGACCACATTGATGTCTATTACTTGCACCGCTGGGATGCCTCGACACGAATTCTGGAGACTCTGCGAGCGTTAGATGATTGCGTCAGACAGGGCAAGGTGCGTTACATCGCCTGTTCTAATTTTCCGGCGTGGCGGATCTGTGAGGCACTCTGGACAAGCAAGCAGTACGGACTGGAGGAGTTCGTGTGTGTCCAACCCCTTTATAATATTGTGAATCGGGATGTTGAGGTTGAGCTGCTCCCATTTTGTCAGAAGTATGATGTCGGCGTTGTGCCCTATAGTCCCTTGGCACGCGGCGTGTTGTCGGGTAAGTACTTGACCGGTAAAAAGCCTCCCAAAGGTTCCAGAGCAGCGCGACAAGATAGACGGATTTTACAGACCGAACTTCGCGAGGAGAGTTATGAGGTAGCGCAGCAACTGAAACCCTTGGCAGATGCGCGCGGCAAGACCTTGACGCAATTCTCGTTGGCGTGGGTGTTGGCAAATCCGGTGATTACCTCTATTATTATTGGACCGCGGACCATGGAGCAACTTGAAGATAATTTAGGGTGTTTGGATTGCACGCTAACCGCAGACGATGAAGCAACTATCAATGAGTTGGTGCCGCTTGGTGAACATACTGGTAAAGGGTATAACGACCCAGCGTATCCGGTGTTGGGCCGATTCATGGATTAA
- a CDS encoding FkbM family methyltransferase, with product MLRISNQLVRSYLRKCPITEGKNLLLKLTRDWIIPKDPIVTFETKYPFWLKANLANPEHQYLYFYGTHDERYVITKLLKIIKSGDICWDLGANIGFYTCLLASQVKDTGAIIAFEPAARTCDYLQENVSLNEFANVTVVNKGLGDNREQRQLYYSKAVLAEGTASLKYPNGRTASEPVTLDTIDNLIGKLPMPDFIKIDVEGYQLEVLRGGERFLKTHAPLLMAELKDVGETNRDDFSEIEKYITDLGYSLYEIGKYALKRCTHISDSKRRNFFLANENSPAFQRIAAYIVA from the coding sequence TTGTTGCGGATTTCCAATCAACTCGTCCGTAGTTACCTCCGAAAGTGTCCAATCACTGAAGGGAAAAATCTACTCTTAAAACTAACGAGAGATTGGATTATCCCCAAAGATCCGATTGTCACCTTTGAAACCAAGTACCCATTCTGGTTGAAAGCTAATTTAGCGAACCCTGAACACCAATATCTCTATTTCTACGGCACACATGACGAGAGATATGTCATTACCAAACTCCTTAAAATCATCAAATCGGGGGACATCTGTTGGGACCTCGGTGCAAACATTGGGTTCTATACATGTCTGCTCGCCTCACAAGTCAAAGACACCGGAGCGATCATTGCCTTTGAACCTGCTGCACGTACCTGTGACTATCTTCAGGAAAATGTTTCTCTGAACGAGTTCGCAAACGTCACTGTCGTCAATAAGGGACTCGGGGACAACAGAGAACAGCGACAACTTTACTACTCCAAAGCAGTACTTGCCGAAGGCACCGCTTCTTTAAAGTACCCCAATGGACGAACGGCATCGGAACCTGTAACACTTGACACGATTGACAACCTTATCGGCAAACTACCGATGCCTGATTTTATCAAGATTGATGTAGAAGGGTATCAGTTAGAAGTATTGCGCGGTGGGGAACGCTTCTTAAAAACGCACGCGCCCCTCTTAATGGCAGAACTCAAAGATGTAGGTGAAACCAATCGTGATGACTTCAGTGAAATTGAGAAGTACATCACGGATTTAGGCTATAGCCTTTATGAAATCGGAAAATATGCACTCAAGCGGTGCACGCATATTTCTGATAGCAAAAGGCGCAATTTCTTCTTAGCGAATGAGAACTCTCCGGCTTTTCAAAGAATAGCCGCTTATATAGTAGCATAA
- a CDS encoding xanthine dehydrogenase family protein subunit M, whose translation MEKFSYINATSLEQVTSLLSDSGWGEVMLIAGGTDLLAELKEYVETPKTLINLKTLPGMDSITADASGLKIGALATIDDIARHPTIQHHYTVLAQAATSVATPQIRNVGTLGGNLCQRPRCWYYRDETINCLKKGGDVCYAVDGLSKYHAILGGDPVYIVHPSDLAPALIALGASVKIVGPEGEKAMSLEEFFTLPATNPFRENVLEPNEIVVEVTVPQAKPNTKSFYLKAREKGAPDFALASVAGVFEMDGNTCKTASVVLGGVAPAPWRSKEAEAALTGKMIDESVSQKAGADAVQDAQPLNDNAYKVTLTQNLISRAAMMAAS comes from the coding sequence ATGGAAAAATTTAGTTACATTAACGCCACCAGTCTCGAGCAGGTCACTTCACTCCTGAGTGATAGTGGGTGGGGAGAAGTTATGCTTATCGCCGGTGGCACAGACCTCCTCGCGGAACTCAAAGAATACGTTGAGACCCCGAAGACACTCATTAATCTCAAGACATTGCCCGGCATGGACAGTATCACAGCCGATGCATCAGGGTTGAAAATTGGGGCGTTAGCCACGATTGATGACATCGCACGGCATCCGACGATTCAGCATCACTATACCGTTTTGGCGCAGGCGGCAACTTCCGTCGCTACACCACAGATACGGAACGTCGGCACACTCGGTGGAAACCTCTGTCAAAGACCCCGATGCTGGTACTATCGTGACGAAACCATCAACTGTCTCAAAAAGGGTGGCGATGTTTGTTACGCAGTCGATGGTTTGAGCAAATACCATGCTATCCTCGGTGGTGATCCAGTCTACATTGTGCATCCTTCAGACCTCGCGCCAGCGCTGATCGCTTTAGGTGCTTCCGTGAAAATCGTTGGCCCCGAAGGTGAGAAGGCCATGTCCCTTGAAGAATTTTTCACCTTGCCTGCAACGAATCCGTTCCGCGAAAATGTGCTTGAACCCAACGAAATCGTTGTTGAGGTTACTGTGCCACAGGCGAAACCGAATACGAAAAGTTTTTATCTGAAGGCACGCGAAAAAGGTGCTCCCGACTTCGCATTAGCAAGCGTTGCGGGAGTTTTCGAGATGGACGGAAACACCTGTAAAACCGCCAGCGTCGTACTCGGTGGCGTCGCACCCGCACCTTGGCGTTCCAAGGAAGCTGAAGCGGCACTCACTGGTAAGATGATTGATGAATCGGTGAGTCAAAAGGCAGGTGCCGATGCCGTTCAAGACGCACAACCCTTGAACGATAACGCCTATAAGGTCACCTTAACACAGAACCTTATCAGTCGCGCCGCGATGATGGCAGCAAGCTAA
- a CDS encoding xanthine dehydrogenase family protein molybdopterin-binding subunit: MASWGEASESRLIGKRINRLSGKDKVTGKAKYTFDINRPGMLYGRILRSEVAHATVMGVDTSEAEALPGVKAVIPLIEIGNKLRYQGQEIAAVAAETDDIAKDATRLIHVELEELPHVVTEEDAMADGAPQIREDWAGNQSDPNIREDGNLEAGFAEAAVEVEATYHTPVQTHVCLETHGHVVEWEDEQNLTVWASTQGVFGTRNDFAQHFELPANQVRVITEHMGGGFGSKFGPGIEGRAAAELARITGKAVKLMLTRKAEHLVAGNRPSMTQNVRAGVTRDGRLIAYDMKGHGTGGISSGAGFQAPYVYHVPNLRTERVNVAVNAGNQRAMRAPGHPQASFAMDSLMDELAEKLGMNPLEFRRINDANEVRQAQYTLGAQEIGWHRRNNVPGSGTGIKKRGIGVGSGLWGGGGGRGTEARVTINSDGTVEAVTGTQDIGTGVRTVIAIIVAEELGLNTTDIMVKVGDSGPGLPSGGSGGSQTTPSVAPVIKTAAEAAKRKLFERIAPLLEAPVDDLRVGTGTIYVVSDRTKTITWEQATGQLGMESISEGGHWDEELRQNGAAGTQFAEVEVDTETGALRVIKIVAVQDCGLAINRLTTESQINGGVIMGLGQAILEERFMDPYTGRMLNANLEDYKVPGTLEIPEIKSIVFDTHRRVTGVGEPPCIPTPGAIANAVYNAIGVRIRELPLTPDKILTALAEKKA; the protein is encoded by the coding sequence GTTCTGAAGTCGCACACGCAACCGTTATGGGTGTCGATACAAGCGAAGCAGAAGCCCTTCCCGGGGTTAAAGCAGTTATACCGCTCATTGAAATCGGAAATAAACTCCGCTACCAAGGGCAAGAAATTGCCGCTGTCGCAGCGGAAACAGATGACATCGCCAAAGACGCAACTCGGCTCATTCATGTCGAGCTGGAGGAGTTACCACACGTCGTCACGGAAGAAGATGCTATGGCGGACGGCGCGCCACAAATCCGAGAGGATTGGGCAGGCAACCAGAGCGATCCCAACATCAGAGAAGACGGCAACCTCGAAGCAGGATTCGCCGAAGCCGCTGTCGAGGTAGAAGCCACCTATCACACACCTGTTCAGACACACGTCTGTTTAGAAACACACGGACACGTCGTCGAATGGGAAGATGAACAAAACTTGACCGTTTGGGCATCAACACAGGGCGTTTTCGGAACCCGCAACGACTTCGCACAACACTTTGAACTACCGGCAAACCAAGTCAGAGTCATCACGGAACACATGGGCGGTGGGTTTGGCAGTAAATTCGGTCCCGGCATAGAAGGACGCGCCGCTGCTGAATTAGCACGTATCACCGGTAAAGCCGTAAAGTTAATGTTAACCCGTAAAGCCGAGCATCTGGTCGCTGGCAACCGTCCCTCAATGACACAAAACGTCCGAGCAGGGGTGACGCGCGACGGACGTCTCATCGCTTACGATATGAAGGGACACGGCACAGGCGGTATCAGTAGTGGTGCCGGTTTCCAAGCACCTTACGTTTATCACGTCCCAAACCTGCGCACTGAAAGAGTGAATGTCGCTGTTAATGCTGGAAACCAACGCGCAATGCGCGCGCCAGGACATCCACAAGCCTCATTCGCCATGGACTCCCTGATGGATGAACTCGCCGAAAAACTTGGGATGAATCCATTAGAGTTCCGACGCATTAACGATGCAAACGAAGTACGCCAAGCACAGTACACGCTCGGTGCCCAAGAAATTGGTTGGCATCGCCGCAATAACGTACCCGGATCCGGCACAGGTATCAAAAAACGAGGTATCGGGGTCGGAAGCGGTCTATGGGGTGGCGGCGGTGGACGCGGCACAGAAGCACGCGTTACCATCAATTCCGATGGTACTGTCGAAGCAGTCACTGGAACACAAGACATTGGTACCGGTGTTCGTACTGTCATCGCGATTATTGTCGCCGAAGAACTTGGACTCAACACGACCGACATCATGGTAAAGGTTGGTGACAGCGGACCAGGACTACCCTCTGGTGGTAGCGGCGGTAGTCAAACAACGCCATCTGTCGCACCCGTTATTAAAACCGCAGCTGAAGCGGCAAAACGGAAATTGTTCGAGCGTATCGCTCCTCTGCTTGAGGCACCTGTCGATGATCTCCGCGTCGGCACTGGAACGATTTACGTCGTTTCCGATAGAACAAAGACGATCACATGGGAACAGGCAACTGGACAACTCGGTATGGAAAGCATCAGTGAAGGTGGACATTGGGATGAAGAGCTCCGCCAAAATGGCGCAGCTGGCACGCAGTTCGCTGAAGTTGAAGTCGATACTGAGACCGGTGCTCTCAGAGTCATCAAAATTGTCGCTGTTCAAGATTGCGGACTGGCAATTAACCGTCTGACCACGGAGAGCCAGATTAATGGTGGTGTCATCATGGGATTAGGTCAAGCAATACTCGAAGAGCGATTCATGGATCCATACACCGGACGGATGCTCAACGCAAACCTTGAGGACTACAAAGTCCCCGGAACCCTTGAGATCCCTGAGATTAAATCCATCGTTTTCGATACACACCGCAGGGTTACAGGCGTTGGTGAACCACCATGTATCCCAACACCGGGTGCCATCGCCAACGCCGTTTACAACGCAATTGGCGTGCGAATTCGAGAATTGCCACTAACACCCGATAAGATTCTCACTGCGCTTGCAGAGAAGAAGGCATAA